GGGCGGCGGCGAGGTCGGCCTCGCACTGGCGCAGGCGCTCGCCGAGGGCGCCGGCCAGGGCGGCGAAATCCTCGGTGGCGGCGAGCAGGGCCGAGGCCGGCACGGTGGCGGCTTCGGCAGCCGGCGCCGCCTGTTCTTCGGGGGCCGCCTGTGCCTCGGCGCCGGTTTCGGGTTCCGCAGCCGCTTCTGGCGCGGCCGCTTCGGGCTCGGGGGCCACTTCCGGTGCGGCCGCCTCGGGCTCGGGCGCCGCTTCTTCAAAACCGGGAGCTTCCCCGGGCGCTCTATCCGCGGGCTCGGCCATGGCTTCTGCGCCCATGGCTGCCTCGTCTGCGGGCGCCACGAACGCGGCTTGGGCTGCCGCGGCAGCCTCAAGCTTCGGCTCCGGCATGGCGGCGGGCGCCTCCACTTCAGGCAGCGGTGCCTCCTCGACTTCGGGCGGCAGCGCCTCCTCGGCCGGGGCGCCCGGAAGCTCCGGTTCGTCCGCCGGCGGCATCTCGGTAAATTCGGCTTCGATGGGCGCCAGGTCTTCTGCAGGTTCTGGCGCAGACGCGGGCTCTGGCGCGGTTTCGGGCGCCGCGGCCTCCACGGTGAGGGCCGTTTCTTCCACTATCGAGGCGTGTTCCACCACGGCGGCCGGGGTCTCGGGTTCCGGGGCCGGTTCCGGCGCAGGCTCAGGGGCGGCCTCGGCTTGCGGCGCTGCCGCCGCCATCAGGTCCTCGAAGGAGGGCGCGGCGGCCTCGGGAACCGGTGCCGGGGCTTGGGGCGCGGCCGCCTTTTCGGCGTCCAGCGAGGTGAGCAGGCTGGCGAGGTCGGCCTCGAGGCCCGGCTCGCCAGGCGCGGGGACGGAAGCCGGCGCGGGCTGCGGGGCAAGGGCCGGGTCGCCGAGAAGGGCGTCGAGATCCGCCTCCAGATCGGGCGCCGCCGGCGCTTCGGCCTTGGGCGCCGCCGGCATGGTGGCGGCGGCAAGCAGGTCTTCCACGCTGGGTGCGCCTGCGGGCGCGGCCGGCGGCGGGGGCGGCGTTGGGGCTGTGCCCCCGAGCAGTTCGTCCATGGCCGCGTCGAGATCCTGCAACATGCTGTCTGAGGCTTCAGCCACAGCCGCCGGGCTCGCGGGGGCGGCGGGTGGCGGCGTGGGCGCGCTCCCGCCGAGCAGTTCGTCCATGGCCGCGTCAAGGTCTTGCGGCATGGCGGCGTGCGGCGCGGCAGCCGGGGGCGCCTGGGGTGGCGTCGCCGTGGCGGCGCTTTCATGGGGCTGCGGCGGAATGTCGAGCGAGGCCAGCAGGTTGTCGATGTCGCCCATGTCGGACATGTCGAGCTGCTCGTTGGGGTCGACCACCGGGGCGGCGCCGGGGGCCGGGCCGTCCAGCGGCGCGGCCGGGCCCTTGCTGAAGCTCGCGCCGTCGCTGGCGTCCATCTGGGCGAGCAGGGCTTCTATTTCCGCATCTTCGTTGTCGGGCTGCGCGCCGGCGTCGGCGGCGGGCGCGGCGTCGCCCCTTTCGATGAGCTCGGTGAGGTCGATGATGTCTTCCGCGTTCTCTTCAGGAACGGGGGCGTTATGGGCGGCCATGGCAACCTCGCGGTTTGCGTGCGTACGCGGCCGCGCGGACGCGGCGGGCGCAGGGCGGCTTGCCCGGGCCTGCGAGGCGCCGGGCAGTCGCTCTAGAGAACGGCAAAAAACTGTATCAGTTTATGCCGCGCGGCGCAAATAGTGGCCGGCGCCGGGCCGTCCTGAACGCCGCCCCCTAGGGATGGCACTTGGACTTGGAGCAGCCCGTCAGTTCCTTCTTCAGGTCCGGCTTTTCCTCGGCGACCTTGGTGTGGCAGGCGAGGCAGGTCTGGTGGCGCAGGTCGGCGCCCTTGTTGTGGACCACGAAGTAGAGGCTCTTTTCGCCCTTCTTGGCGGTGAGGTCGTCATGGCAGCCCGAGGTGGCGCACTTCTGGAAGTTGGCCTCGCCGTTGACCTTGTGGTGGCAGACCACGCACTCCACCTTGGCGTGGGCCGAATGCGGGAACATGACGGTCTTCTTGGAGCCCTTGAACTCGATGGGGCCTTCGGGCACCGCCGGCGTGGCCGTGGCGTGGGCGCTCACGGCGCCGAAGGCGCAGAGGGCCAGCACGGCGAGGAAGAGGCTGATCCGCATGGGCATCTCCTTGGGCGCGTCGCGCCGTTTGTGGAAGGCTTTGTTATACTTTTGAGCTGGTGATGCGGCTGTGCTGCATCTGTAATGCCGAAATTATCCGTCAAAAACAGCCTTGCTCCAGCCGTTGCGACGAAGGAAGCTACGGATGGAGACAGCAATCAGTTACCCCTGCAGCCCGTCAACCCAGCCGCTGTCGCTATCCGTAAGGCTCGCAAGCTCGCCAACGGCTAGCGCTTCGGCGCTGGCTGCGTCAGAGAAAAATTTCCTCGGTCGAGTACTTAAGTACACTCCCTTCGGAAATTTTTATCTTCCTTGCTTCAGCCGTTGCGACGAAGGACGCTACGGATGAAGACAGCGGTTAGTTACCGCGCTGGTCAGCCAACGCTGCCACTGTCGCTATCCGTGCTCCAGCCGTTGCGACGCAGGAAGCTACGGATGGAGACAGCAGTTAGGTAACGCGGCAATCATTCAACGAAACCGCTGTCGCCATCCGT
This window of the Desulfovibrio sp. ZJ209 genome carries:
- a CDS encoding cytochrome c3 family protein, translating into MRISLFLAVLALCAFGAVSAHATATPAVPEGPIEFKGSKKTVMFPHSAHAKVECVVCHHKVNGEANFQKCATSGCHDDLTAKKGEKSLYFVVHNKGADLRHQTCLACHTKVAEEKPDLKKELTGCSKSKCHP